From the genome of Triticum aestivum cultivar Chinese Spring chromosome 3B, IWGSC CS RefSeq v2.1, whole genome shotgun sequence, one region includes:
- the LOC123065849 gene encoding uncharacterized protein — MAFQQEAVGMLWEELGRGYNLSAKLLALLSQPSHLLDSHGQEMAVAISQELSQVFRASLSMLNPGNSGRVVEGRATALEAAIMEGSISQATPAIISGEEITPPRIGKEEEITAEPYKDGYKWKKYGQKNIKNRKFASGIFVNDLTVNKLSTNKRLYFRCMHSHERGCRAKKQVQQHDSSSDTPPLFKVTYLNEHTCHQVFPNVDITNANLPARSTTARNGADFDPARHHLHVGGNGELEDRIMTSTFSTVIGGAALAAPSLSPLPSPPPVEASPSDPASYDTGGGQSPSLLDMSLCLDETMMDEMYFSCGSPFPPVEAPVAPSSLSSLPQQLPMEASSIDPAAAYMPSRGGHSLSLDAMMMAEIFHWSSPLFSPR; from the exons ATGGCATTTCAGCAAGAGGCCGTAGGAATGCtgtgggaggagctcggccgcggcTACAATCTCAGCGCCAAGCTTCTGGCTTTGCTCAGCCAACCCAGCCACCTCCTCGATAGCCATGGCCAGGAGATGGCTGTGGCCATAAGCCAAGAGCTTTCTCAGGTGTTCAGGGCGTCTCTGTCGATGCTCAACCCCGGCAACAGTGGCAGGGTGGTGGAAGGCAGGGCGACAGCGCTCGAGGCTGCGATCATGGAGGGTAGCATCAGCCAGGCCACTCCGGCGATCATCAG TGGAGAAGAGATTACTCCCCCAAGAATAGGTAAAGAAGAGGAGATTACAGCCGAGCCTTACAAGGATGGTTACAAATGGAAAAAATATGGGCAAAAGAACATTAAGAACCGAAAGTTTGCAAG CGGTATATTTGTTAATGACTTAACAGTCAATAAGCTGTCAACCAACAAAAG GTTGTACTTCCGATGCATGCATAGCCATGAGCGCGGCTGCAGGGCGAAGAAGCAGGTGCAGCAACATGATAGCAGCAGCGACACTCCTCCATTGTTCAAGGTCACCTACCTGAACGAGCACACGTGCCACCAAGTGTTTCCCAACGTGGACATCACCAATGCAAATTTACCCGCGAGGAGCACTACGGCAAGGAATGGCGCTGACTTTGATCCTGCACGCCACCACCTCCACGTCGGCGGGAACGGCGAATTAGAGGACAGAATCATGACCTCGACCTTCAGCACGGTCATCGGCGGAGCTGCCCTTGCTGCTCCGTCGTTGTCGCCCTTGCCGTCGCCGCCTCCCGTGGAAGCGAGCCCGAGCGATCCGGCGTCGTACGACACGGGTGGCGGACAGTCACCGAGCCTGCTGGACATGAGCTTGTGCCTGGACGAGACGATGATGGACGAGATGTATTTCTCGTGCGGTTCGCCATTTCCTCCGGTCGAGGCACCTGTAGCtccatcgtcgttgtcgtccttGCCGCAGCAGCTACCCATGGAAGCGAGCTCGATTGATCCGGCGGCGGCGTACATGCCGTCCCGCGGTGGACACTCACTGAGCCTGGACGCGATGATGATGGCGGAGATTTTTCACTGGAGCAGCCCGCTATTTTCTCCACGTTGA